AGTCACCCTGCCGGGAGAGGGCTTGGACTGGCCTTCTGGTCTTCAAGCGGGCTGCTGTCGGCCGTGTTGCCGCTGTTCGTCGATGTGCAGCAACTGGGCAGACCAACGCCGGCCACCCCGCGCCCCTGCTGGTCCGCGGCCCGTCGCCGAGATCAGATCCTCCGCACCCCGACCACACTGCCCGTCGGCTTCGGCGGCGAGGAACCACTGAGCCTTTTCAGCTCGGCCTCGATCGGGCGACAGCCGGCGATGCCGTAGCAGCGGCACCGGCGTACGAGCGCGCAGGTCGAATCCTCAGTCAACGCCAAGTCGCGCGCCACTCCTGGGAGTGGCTGCTGAAAAGGCTCACTGATCAGCGAGGTGGACCTGCAACCCGGCGACCGAATCGTCTGCTTCACCGACGGCGTGGTCGAGGCGCACACCCCAGGGGGAACCCAGTTCGGCCGCAAGCAGCTCATCGAGATCGCGGCACGCGTGGGGCGCGCCGGAAGCAGCCTGGCCGCCACCACACCGGCGCTCTCCCACGCCCTCAAGACAGCGCGCGGCGGCCGCACCAGCGACGATGCGACGATCTTCCTGATCGAATGGCGCGGACCGGACCGTTGATCGACCTCCCGCAGGCGCAGATCCGCACCTCGGAACCGG
This genomic interval from Streptacidiphilus rugosus AM-16 contains the following:
- a CDS encoding SpoIIE family protein phosphatase, which gives rise to MDLQPGDRIVCFTDGVVEAHTPGGTQFGRKQLIEIAARVGRAGSSLAATTPALSHALKTARGGRTSDDATIFLIEWRGPDR